A genomic window from Natrinema sp. HArc-T2 includes:
- a CDS encoding bacterio-opsin activator domain-containing protein: MSETNTQSTEEANSETDDALQVLLIEDNPGDARLIQEMLHGTEELVKRVGAAETVDQTPELSHKTSLEDGLETISSERTDVILLDLNLSDSEGLSTLETVHEASETPIVVLTGLRDQQVGIKAIQRGAQDFLVKDEVTSELLIRTIHHAIERARQQRKRRQQREQLAALNRLNRIGHDITHAVITTETRAELEQQVCDRLTGSDAYRFAWIGEVNPGSDRVTPKAAAGVEEGYLDEIDVTVDEDERSGQGPAGTAIRTGQVQVMNDAQTDPQFEPWREPAHARGYRSSAAIPIIHEDLVYGVLGVYSSSPRAFEGPETAVLARTGDVIAHAITAIERRDALVSDAVIELEFRVEELAEPLIDLSSSEACTITIEQLVGGDETLLVYGSAQDVSQDAFTEAVDRTDGISDVRVLSAKRDEFEFELVAPTATSLFETIATHGGRVASATIDDGEFRFVVELPRGRDTRQMIELIRGQRDDITYLAQRTVERSERGEAGATSVLEDELTEKQRAALETAYFGGYFDWPRESTGEEIADRLGIAPATLNQHLRTAERKFFDSVLGE, translated from the coding sequence ATGAGTGAGACGAACACCCAATCCACCGAGGAGGCAAACTCAGAGACCGACGATGCGCTTCAGGTCCTCCTGATCGAGGACAACCCTGGCGACGCCCGCCTCATCCAAGAGATGCTCCACGGGACCGAAGAGCTCGTAAAGCGGGTCGGCGCTGCCGAAACGGTCGATCAGACACCCGAGCTATCACACAAGACGAGCCTCGAGGATGGCCTCGAGACGATCTCATCCGAGCGAACCGACGTTATTCTTCTGGACCTCAACCTCTCCGACAGCGAGGGGTTGTCGACGCTCGAGACGGTCCATGAGGCATCTGAGACGCCGATCGTCGTTTTGACTGGCCTGCGCGATCAGCAGGTCGGCATCAAGGCGATCCAGCGCGGCGCTCAGGACTTCCTCGTCAAAGACGAGGTGACGAGCGAACTCCTGATCCGGACGATCCATCACGCGATCGAGCGGGCCCGCCAACAGCGGAAACGCCGCCAACAGCGCGAGCAACTCGCGGCGCTCAATCGACTCAACCGGATCGGCCACGACATCACCCACGCGGTGATCACGACCGAGACGCGCGCGGAGCTCGAACAACAGGTCTGTGACCGACTCACCGGGTCCGACGCCTATCGCTTCGCCTGGATCGGCGAGGTCAATCCGGGCAGCGACCGCGTCACCCCGAAGGCGGCAGCCGGCGTCGAAGAGGGGTACCTCGACGAGATCGACGTCACCGTCGACGAAGACGAGAGGAGCGGTCAAGGGCCGGCAGGCACGGCCATTCGGACTGGTCAGGTGCAGGTGATGAACGATGCCCAGACGGATCCCCAGTTCGAACCGTGGCGAGAGCCGGCACATGCCCGCGGGTATCGATCGTCGGCGGCGATTCCGATTATACACGAGGATCTCGTCTACGGCGTCTTGGGCGTCTACTCGTCGTCACCGCGAGCGTTCGAAGGCCCTGAAACCGCCGTCCTCGCCCGGACCGGCGACGTCATCGCCCATGCGATCACTGCGATCGAACGCCGGGACGCGCTGGTCAGCGACGCCGTCATCGAACTCGAGTTCCGCGTCGAGGAACTGGCCGAACCCCTGATCGACCTCTCGAGTTCCGAAGCGTGTACGATCACGATCGAGCAGCTGGTCGGCGGTGACGAGACGCTTCTGGTGTATGGCTCGGCTCAGGATGTCTCCCAGGACGCGTTCACCGAGGCCGTCGACCGAACCGACGGCATCAGCGACGTTCGAGTCCTCTCAGCCAAACGCGACGAATTCGAGTTCGAACTCGTCGCACCGACGGCTACCTCCCTGTTCGAGACGATCGCAACCCACGGCGGTCGCGTCGCCTCGGCGACGATCGACGACGGGGAGTTCCGCTTCGTCGTCGAACTCCCGCGTGGACGGGACACCCGCCAGATGATCGAGCTTATCAGAGGCCAGCGCGACGACATTACCTACCTCGCACAGCGAACGGTCGAACGAAGCGAGCGCGGCGAGGCCGGCGCGACGTCCGTCCTCGAGGACGAACTTACCGAGAAACAGCGGGCCGCCCTCGAGACGGCCTACTTCGGGGGCTACTTCGACTGGCCCCGAGAGAGCACCGGCGAGGAGATCGCCGATCGATTGGGTATCGCACCGGCGACGCTCAACCAGCACCTCCGGACAGCCGAACGGAAGTTCTTCGACTCAGTGCTCGGCGAGTAG
- a CDS encoding HdeD family acid-resistance protein, whose translation MSSETADTVYAKGTTLESDWRPLAIAGGIVGLVGILAMATPVVTGLSVSIALGALLVVGGLVHAVHAFTARGWRGSLWQVALAIVSVLAGVAVLAAPAVALVTLTVALVAYLFVDGIVELGLALWMGSAPGRTSIAVSGVISLVLAGLLWAGFPATAAWAIGLLVGVSLLVTGLSMVSVAMASRPIEDVTPPATEPRGAA comes from the coding sequence ATGAGCAGTGAAACAGCAGACACTGTGTACGCCAAGGGGACCACCCTCGAGAGCGACTGGCGCCCCCTCGCGATCGCGGGCGGGATCGTCGGATTGGTTGGCATCCTCGCGATGGCCACTCCGGTCGTCACCGGGCTTTCGGTATCGATCGCGCTCGGGGCGCTCCTCGTCGTCGGCGGGCTCGTCCACGCCGTCCACGCGTTCACGGCACGCGGCTGGCGCGGCTCGCTCTGGCAGGTTGCGCTCGCGATCGTCTCGGTACTCGCCGGGGTGGCCGTACTCGCCGCACCCGCCGTCGCGCTCGTCACTCTGACGGTGGCGCTCGTGGCGTACCTGTTCGTCGACGGCATCGTCGAACTGGGGCTGGCGCTGTGGATGGGGTCGGCCCCGGGACGGACGTCGATCGCCGTCAGCGGCGTCATCTCGCTGGTCCTCGCCGGCCTCCTCTGGGCCGGCTTCCCGGCCACGGCAGCCTGGGCGATCGGCCTGCTCGTGGGCGTGAGCCTTCTCGTGACTGGCCTCTCGATGGTCTCTGTCGCGATGGCGTCCCGACCGATCGAGGACGTGACCCCGCCCGCGACCGAACCCCGCGGTGCAGCATAA
- the arcS gene encoding archaeosine synthase subunit alpha produces the protein MTDYFEVHERDGAARVGELRLSSPRSTPALVDDILEDAGSLWSQSREVPEGDESTLTVLPHRAFPGGTAPEVQESFAVEYPDVDYPSVAVVSSDHVDDHGTDAYALSDIQSVMGHGAALVEAVVDAREAIPADTALLFSGVATPRNVALLAYAGVDLFDETAAVVKGTEGRYLTTDEAYFLEDLDELPCSCPACQQPREEFTREDCAEHNRHALASELAIVRRRIRDGRLRDYIEGQARHDQWLTAAMRELDSQWGYLEERTPILRDAQINAATEDTLRRVEIQRFADRVTTRYRNRFDNPLVLVPCSATKPYSESQSHRQFHDVIQWRGHLVSMTSPIGVVPQELETTYPAQHYDTVVTGRWSEDEKQFVAEVLQRYLERNEYPKIIAHVPDEGYRDIVERVEKRLDLDITYTVAEHPTDDESLANLSEALSGELKYSKREREHNTVRAIADYLLGDGAGDDLFADIQTTSRYPKIQVRDNEDTQLATMVPQYGTLSFTLEGAKRWLASDAPVKHVEIDGFVPHGSVLAPGVVDADEDIRVGDEVIVEGPNAFAVGRAEMFGREMAESTRGIACEIRHVEEK, from the coding sequence ATGACCGACTATTTCGAAGTGCACGAGCGCGATGGGGCCGCGCGCGTGGGCGAACTCCGCCTCTCGTCGCCCCGTTCGACGCCTGCCCTCGTCGATGACATCCTCGAGGATGCAGGCTCGCTCTGGAGCCAGTCCCGCGAGGTCCCCGAGGGAGACGAGTCGACACTGACCGTCCTTCCCCACCGGGCGTTTCCCGGCGGGACCGCCCCGGAGGTCCAGGAATCCTTTGCCGTCGAGTATCCCGACGTCGACTACCCGAGCGTTGCCGTCGTCTCGAGCGACCACGTCGACGATCACGGGACGGACGCATACGCCCTCTCGGACATCCAGTCGGTGATGGGCCACGGCGCAGCGCTGGTCGAAGCCGTCGTCGACGCTCGTGAGGCGATCCCCGCCGACACCGCGTTGCTGTTCTCCGGCGTCGCGACGCCGCGAAACGTCGCCCTGTTGGCCTACGCCGGGGTCGACCTGTTCGATGAGACTGCAGCAGTCGTCAAAGGGACTGAAGGTCGGTATCTCACGACCGACGAGGCGTACTTCCTCGAGGATCTCGACGAACTCCCCTGTTCGTGTCCGGCCTGCCAGCAACCGCGCGAGGAGTTCACCCGCGAAGACTGTGCCGAACACAACCGACACGCCCTCGCGTCGGAACTGGCGATCGTCCGGCGGCGGATCCGCGATGGCCGACTCCGCGACTATATCGAGGGCCAGGCCCGCCACGACCAGTGGCTCACCGCCGCCATGCGCGAACTCGACTCGCAGTGGGGGTATCTCGAGGAGCGCACGCCCATTCTTCGGGACGCCCAGATCAACGCGGCGACCGAGGACACGCTTCGCCGGGTCGAAATCCAGCGCTTCGCCGATCGGGTGACGACACGGTATCGCAACCGGTTCGACAACCCGCTCGTGCTCGTCCCCTGTTCGGCCACCAAGCCCTACAGCGAGTCCCAGAGCCACCGCCAGTTCCACGACGTCATCCAGTGGCGCGGCCACCTCGTCTCGATGACCAGCCCCATCGGCGTCGTCCCGCAGGAACTCGAGACGACATACCCCGCCCAGCACTACGACACCGTCGTCACGGGCCGCTGGTCGGAAGACGAGAAGCAATTCGTGGCCGAAGTCCTCCAGCGATACCTCGAGCGCAACGAGTACCCGAAAATCATCGCCCACGTCCCCGACGAGGGCTACCGCGACATCGTCGAGCGCGTCGAGAAACGACTCGACCTCGATATTACCTACACCGTCGCCGAACACCCGACCGACGACGAATCGCTTGCGAACCTTTCCGAGGCGCTGTCGGGCGAGCTGAAATACTCCAAGCGCGAGCGCGAACACAACACCGTCCGCGCCATCGCCGACTACCTACTCGGTGACGGCGCCGGCGACGACCTCTTCGCGGATATTCAAACCACGAGCCGCTACCCCAAGATTCAGGTCCGCGACAACGAGGACACCCAGCTCGCGACGATGGTGCCCCAGTACGGGACGCTGTCGTTTACGCTCGAGGGAGCCAAGCGCTGGCTTGCAAGCGACGCGCCCGTCAAGCACGTCGAGATCGATGGCTTCGTCCCTCACGGCAGTGTGCTCGCGCCGGGGGTCGTCGACGCCGACGAGGACATCCGCGTCGGCGACGAGGTGATCGTCGAGGGTCCGAACGCCTTCGCCGTCGGTCGCGCCGAGATGTTCGGCCGCGAGATGGCAGAGAGCACGCGCGGGATCGCCTGCGAGATCCGCCACGTCGAGGAGAAGTAA